The proteins below are encoded in one region of Silene latifolia isolate original U9 population chromosome 2, ASM4854445v1, whole genome shotgun sequence:
- the LOC141643903 gene encoding uncharacterized protein LOC141643903 translates to MALEWIVLGYAAAAEAIMVLLLTLPGLDPLRKGLISVTRNLLKPFLSIVPFCLFLLMDIYWKYENRPSCESDSCTPSEYLRHQKSIMKSQRNALLIAAALMFYWILYSVTALVVKVEQLNIRVERLKSRAD, encoded by the coding sequence ATGGCGTTAGAATGGATAGTACTAGGCTACGCAGCAGCTGCAGAAGCAATAATGGTCCTTCTCCTCACACTTCCAGGTCTAGATCCCTTACGTAAAGGATTAATCTCCGTAACTCGTAATCTTCTCAAACCTTTTCTCTCAATTGTTCCCTTTTGTCTCTTCCTTCTCATGGATATTTACTGGAAATATGAGAATCGTCCGAGTTGTGAGTCTGACTCGTGTACCCCGTCCGAGTATCTTCGTCATCAGAAATCGATTATGAAGAGTCAGAGGAATGCCTTGTTGATTGCTGCTGCTTTGATGTTTTATTGGATTTTGTATTCTGTTACTGCTTTGGTTGTTAAGGTTGAGCAGTTGAATATTAGGGTTGAGAGGTTGAAATCTAGGGCTGATTGA